The Lachnospiraceae bacterium oral taxon 500 genome window below encodes:
- a CDS encoding electron transport complex subunit RsxA — protein MTEYILLFIGAVFVHNVILARFLGNCPFLGVSKKIETAIGMGVAVTFVITLASIMTYLSYNIILVNLNLKYLYNIVFILVIASLVQLVEMIIQKTSPALYQALGVYLPLITTNCAVLGVAVINMKEEYDLIKATINGFGTAVGFLVAIVLLAGIREKMEYNDIPASFKGYPIVLVTAGLMAIAFFGFTGLIK, from the coding sequence ATGACCGAATATATTTTACTGTTTATCGGCGCGGTTTTTGTACATAATGTAATTTTAGCCCGTTTCTTAGGAAACTGTCCGTTTCTGGGCGTTTCCAAAAAAATTGAAACGGCTATCGGCATGGGAGTGGCGGTTACCTTTGTTATCACTCTGGCTTCGATTATGACGTATTTGTCATATAATATCATTTTGGTGAACCTGAACTTAAAGTACCTGTATAATATCGTTTTCATTTTGGTCATTGCCTCTCTGGTGCAGCTGGTTGAAATGATTATTCAAAAGACCAGTCCGGCACTTTATCAGGCACTGGGCGTGTATCTGCCGTTGATTACGACCAACTGTGCAGTTTTGGGTGTAGCTGTTATCAATATGAAGGAAGAATATGACTTGATTAAAGCAACCATTAACGGTTTTGGTACGGCGGTCGGATTTTTGGTAGCAATCGTCCTCTTAGCCGGAATTCGGGAAAAAATGGAATACAATGACATTCCGGCTTCTTTTAAAGGTTATCCGATCGTACTGGTTACGGCCGGCCTGATGGCTATTGCCTTTTTCGGATTTACGGGTTTAATTAAATAG
- a CDS encoding ferredoxin (involved in the electron transport chain; in Methanosarcina acetivorans this protein is part of a cluster involved in electron transfer during growth on acetate) has protein sequence MNEVMVTMSVIGGLGLVFGAGLGVASKIFAVKVNPLIPEVREALPGANCGACGKAGCDAYAKAIVEDGAPINLCPVGGANTLAMIAKIMGVEAKAGKKMVAFVQCNGNCQNAKQKYEYVGISSCADAAYLPGGGPKACEYGCMGLGSCVRVCEFGALSIVDGIAVVDSEKCVACGKCVAACPKKLIEMVPDDKKVRVRCRSLAKGKEVMDACQVGCIACTKCEKECKFDAIHVVNNIAHVDYDKCKQCNACVKVCPKQVITEKIRVKKPVPPAEAPEKEAI, from the coding sequence ATGAATGAGGTAATGGTTACCATGTCGGTAATCGGTGGATTGGGTTTAGTGTTCGGTGCCGGTTTGGGTGTGGCTTCTAAGATTTTTGCGGTGAAAGTCAATCCCTTGATACCGGAAGTAAGAGAAGCGCTGCCCGGTGCCAACTGCGGCGCCTGCGGCAAAGCGGGCTGCGATGCGTACGCCAAGGCAATCGTGGAAGACGGCGCACCGATTAATTTATGTCCGGTTGGCGGTGCCAATACTTTGGCCATGATTGCTAAGATTATGGGTGTAGAGGCCAAAGCCGGAAAAAAAATGGTTGCTTTTGTTCAGTGCAATGGCAACTGCCAAAACGCCAAGCAAAAATATGAATATGTCGGCATCTCCAGCTGCGCCGATGCGGCGTATCTGCCGGGCGGCGGGCCAAAGGCCTGCGAATACGGCTGTATGGGACTGGGTTCCTGTGTCCGGGTCTGTGAATTCGGCGCTTTGTCGATCGTGGACGGAATTGCCGTAGTTGACTCGGAAAAATGTGTGGCCTGCGGCAAATGTGTGGCTGCCTGCCCGAAAAAATTAATTGAAATGGTGCCGGATGATAAAAAAGTTCGGGTGCGCTGCCGTTCGCTGGCTAAGGGTAAGGAAGTGATGGATGCCTGTCAGGTGGGCTGTATCGCCTGCACAAAGTGCGAAAAAGAATGTAAGTTTGACGCTATTCATGTCGTCAATAACATTGCCCATGTTGATTATGACAAATGTAAACAGTGCAACGCCTGCGTTAAAGTTTGTCCGAAGCAGGTCATCACTGAAAAAATCAGGGTGAAAAAGCCGGTTCCGCCGGCAGAAGCACCCGAAAAAGAAGCAATATAG
- the fusA gene encoding elongation factor G: MKNYSTENIRNIVLLGHGNSGKTTLAEAMAYVSGLTKRQGNITDGNTISDFDKEEIKRKFSISTSLIPIEWNNNKFNILDTPGYFDFVGEAKQAVRVADAAIIVVSGRSGVEVGAEKAWEYADEMNIAKAIYVSGMDDEHANLNKILEDLKAAFGKAIAPIQVPIYENEKFVGFVNVAKMEARRFVNNKVETAPIPEGMDELIAPAREMILEAVAETDEALMEKYFNGEEFSLDEIQTAIHKGVIDRTLVPVFCGDSIRTTGVTVLLNAIEKYLPSPTEENPVVKAIDAATKQEIEVKCDSSEPVSAFVFKTIVDPYVGRISLFRVYSGTIKKESSLYNCRQGNVEKIARLYTLAGKEQIEVDQLCAGDIGAFVKLDSVKVGDTLCSEKRKVIFAGVNYPESLAYRAIKPKTKGDEDKISAGLARLMEEDPTIRLVLDKENRQELLYGVGGQHLEIIVSKLAGKYNVQVDLGTPKVPYRETIRKKVQVQGRHKKQSGGHGQFGDVIMVFEPSGNQEKAFEFFEEVFGGSVPKNYFPAVEKGLEESVQAGTLAGYPVVGLKATLIDGSYHPVDSSEMAFKIATTIAFKEAMKQANPVLLEPIAKVKITVPDEYMGDIMGDITKRRGKILGMTPVKGKQVVEAEVPAAELYEYATDLRSMTQARGEYSVAFDRYQEAPKEVQDKVIQEREKNKEEK, from the coding sequence ATGAAAAATTATTCTACTGAAAACATCCGAAACATTGTGCTGCTCGGTCATGGCAACAGTGGTAAGACCACCCTTGCGGAAGCCATGGCTTATGTATCTGGTCTTACCAAAAGACAGGGAAACATTACGGACGGAAATACCATTTCCGATTTTGATAAGGAAGAAATCAAGAGAAAGTTTTCAATTAGTACGTCGCTGATTCCGATTGAATGGAATAATAATAAGTTTAATATTTTGGATACTCCGGGCTATTTTGACTTCGTCGGTGAAGCCAAGCAGGCCGTTCGTGTCGCGGACGCCGCTATTATCGTAGTATCGGGACGCTCGGGAGTGGAAGTCGGCGCGGAAAAGGCATGGGAATACGCCGATGAAATGAATATTGCCAAAGCGATTTATGTATCGGGCATGGATGATGAACATGCCAATTTAAATAAGATTTTGGAAGATTTAAAAGCTGCGTTCGGCAAAGCAATCGCGCCGATCCAGGTACCGATTTACGAAAATGAGAAGTTTGTCGGCTTCGTTAATGTTGCTAAAATGGAAGCCCGGCGCTTTGTAAATAATAAAGTGGAAACCGCTCCGATTCCCGAAGGCATGGATGAATTAATTGCTCCGGCCAGAGAAATGATTTTAGAAGCAGTCGCAGAAACCGATGAAGCTTTAATGGAAAAATATTTTAACGGCGAAGAGTTTTCTTTGGACGAAATCCAAACCGCCATTCATAAGGGCGTCATTGACCGGACGCTGGTGCCGGTATTCTGCGGCGACAGCATCCGAACCACCGGTGTGACGGTGCTGCTGAATGCGATTGAAAAATATCTGCCGTCGCCAACTGAGGAAAACCCGGTAGTCAAAGCGATTGATGCCGCGACTAAGCAGGAGATTGAAGTCAAATGTGACAGCAGCGAGCCGGTATCGGCTTTTGTGTTTAAAACCATCGTTGACCCCTATGTCGGCCGGATTTCTTTGTTCCGGGTTTATTCCGGCACAATTAAAAAGGAGTCGAGTCTGTATAACTGCCGTCAGGGCAATGTGGAAAAGATTGCGCGCCTGTATACCTTAGCCGGTAAGGAACAAATCGAAGTTGACCAGCTTTGTGCCGGTGATATCGGAGCCTTTGTTAAGCTGGACAGCGTTAAGGTCGGTGATACTTTGTGCAGCGAAAAGAGAAAAGTTATATTTGCAGGCGTAAATTATCCGGAATCCCTGGCCTACCGGGCAATTAAGCCAAAAACCAAGGGCGATGAGGATAAGATCAGCGCCGGACTTGCCCGGTTAATGGAAGAAGATCCAACCATTCGACTGGTACTGGATAAAGAGAACCGGCAGGAGCTTTTATACGGCGTAGGCGGCCAGCATTTGGAAATCATTGTCAGTAAATTAGCCGGTAAATATAATGTTCAGGTGGATTTGGGTACGCCGAAAGTGCCGTATCGGGAAACCATCCGCAAAAAAGTACAGGTTCAGGGCCGGCATAAAAAGCAATCCGGCGGCCACGGCCAGTTCGGTGATGTTATCATGGTATTTGAGCCATCCGGCAATCAGGAAAAAGCCTTTGAGTTCTTTGAGGAAGTCTTTGGCGGCTCGGTGCCGAAAAACTATTTCCCGGCAGTGGAAAAAGGGTTGGAAGAATCGGTGCAGGCCGGTACTTTAGCCGGTTATCCGGTTGTCGGCTTAAAAGCAACGCTGATTGACGGCTCCTATCATCCGGTCGATTCTTCGGAAATGGCCTTTAAGATTGCAACGACAATTGCTTTTAAGGAAGCGATGAAACAAGCTAACCCCGTACTCTTAGAACCGATCGCCAAAGTCAAGATTACGGTGCCGGACGAATATATGGGCGATATCATGGGCGATATCACCAAACGGCGCGGTAAGATTTTGGGGATGACTCCGGTTAAGGGTAAGCAAGTGGTGGAAGCGGAAGTGCCGGCGGCCGAACTCTATGAATATGCTACCGATTTACGCTCCATGACCCAGGCCCGGGGCGAATATTCGGTTGCCTTTGACCGCTATCAGGAAGCGCCGAAAGAAGTGCAGGATAAGGTCATTCAGGAAAGAGAAAAGAATAAAGAAGAAAAATAA
- a CDS encoding sodium:proton antiporter yields the protein MPENIHKKPVTPHPVSFQNYITGNPANYFKKIIAVMSGKGGVGKSTVSANLAMTLQEAGYKTGILDADLIGPSIPRLLGIEKEAMMMTRDGLQPAALANGLKVVSINLMIDKEDKPLIWRGPLITNTIKQFYTDIIWGELDYLVIDLPPGTSDVSMTIMQSIPVDGIIMVAVPQDMVSMIVAKAVGMAKNLGVPVLGLVENMSYLQCPHCQEKVYIYRSEELPQFLAKKNLEILTELPIKPQFSTVYQRDEELSGLFRELADKVRERLPEKSSSI from the coding sequence ATGCCAGAAAATATTCATAAAAAACCGGTAACACCACATCCGGTGTCATTTCAAAATTATATTACCGGTAATCCAGCTAATTACTTCAAAAAAATCATAGCAGTTATGTCCGGCAAAGGCGGCGTCGGCAAATCAACCGTATCGGCCAATTTAGCAATGACCTTGCAGGAGGCGGGCTATAAAACCGGTATTCTGGATGCTGATTTAATCGGCCCCAGTATTCCCCGGCTGCTCGGAATTGAAAAAGAGGCGATGATGATGACCCGGGACGGCTTGCAGCCGGCTGCACTGGCCAATGGCCTGAAAGTCGTGTCAATTAACCTGATGATTGATAAAGAAGATAAGCCCCTGATTTGGCGGGGACCTTTGATTACCAATACAATTAAGCAGTTTTACACCGATATCATTTGGGGTGAATTAGACTATCTGGTAATTGACCTGCCGCCGGGAACCAGTGACGTCAGTATGACAATTATGCAGTCAATTCCGGTTGACGGCATCATCATGGTGGCGGTGCCGCAGGACATGGTGTCGATGATTGTCGCTAAGGCTGTCGGCATGGCCAAAAATCTGGGAGTTCCGGTTTTGGGTCTGGTCGAAAATATGAGCTACCTGCAATGCCCGCATTGTCAGGAAAAAGTTTATATTTACCGCTCGGAAGAACTGCCTCAATTTTTAGCCAAAAAGAATCTGGAGATTTTAACGGAACTGCCGATCAAACCTCAATTTTCTACAGTTTACCAACGAGATGAGGAGTTATCGGGCTTATTTCGCGAATTAGCGGATAAAGTCCGGGAGCGGCTGCCGGAGAAGAGCAGCAGCATTTAA
- a CDS encoding cysteine desulfurase NifS, with the protein MQRIYLDYAATTPVDPAVLAKMLPYFTEHYENPSALYSQRIKYDIENARGQIAAAIAAAPGEIIFTSGGTEANNLAILGTGRQFKQAHFITTAIEHDSVLQAFAQLEKEGHTVCYLPVAKDGRISLADLENAICPETKLISVMTVNNEIGTLQDIAAVSAIARRHGILFHTDAVQAMEQTEVSAQNADMISLSAHKLYGPKGIGALYVRKGIRLQPLLFGGRQESGRRGGTENVAAIIGFGAAMKSCLDEKERRRQHRQELMSFLLTELSAWEEIEINGSAEHRSSGICHLSIPGVSTEALLTMLDLNGVSISAGSACQAGSYRISHVMKALGEPEGRAHLRISVGKNTTVEELSRFLAILRDLIKKLRS; encoded by the coding sequence ATGCAGCGAATTTATTTGGACTACGCGGCGACCACTCCGGTTGACCCGGCAGTGCTGGCGAAAATGCTGCCGTATTTTACGGAGCATTATGAAAATCCGTCGGCCTTATACAGCCAGCGGATAAAGTATGATATAGAAAATGCCAGAGGACAGATTGCGGCAGCGATTGCGGCGGCACCGGGTGAGATCATCTTTACCTCCGGCGGTACGGAAGCCAATAATCTGGCGATTTTGGGAACCGGTAGGCAATTTAAGCAGGCGCATTTTATTACAACGGCAATTGAGCATGATTCGGTGCTGCAAGCCTTTGCCCAGCTGGAAAAAGAAGGCCATACCGTTTGTTATTTGCCGGTGGCAAAAGACGGCAGAATCAGCCTGGCGGATTTAGAAAACGCAATCTGTCCCGAAACCAAACTGATCTCGGTTATGACTGTCAATAATGAAATCGGAACTTTACAGGACATAGCGGCTGTTTCCGCCATTGCCCGCCGGCATGGCATTCTCTTTCACACCGATGCCGTTCAGGCCATGGAGCAAACCGAAGTGTCCGCCCAAAATGCTGATATGATTAGTTTATCGGCACATAAACTTTATGGGCCGAAAGGCATAGGGGCTTTGTATGTCAGGAAAGGCATCCGGCTCCAGCCCTTGTTGTTCGGCGGCCGGCAGGAGAGCGGTCGGCGCGGCGGTACGGAAAATGTGGCTGCTATAATTGGCTTTGGTGCAGCCATGAAATCCTGTTTGGACGAAAAGGAAAGAAGGCGGCAGCACCGGCAGGAGCTGATGAGTTTCCTGCTGACGGAACTATCGGCTTGGGAAGAGATTGAAATTAACGGCTCAGCCGAGCATCGGAGCAGTGGAATCTGTCATCTTTCGATTCCGGGAGTATCAACCGAAGCACTGCTGACCATGCTTGATTTAAACGGCGTCAGTATTTCCGCCGGTTCCGCCTGTCAGGCCGGCAGTTACCGTATCTCTCATGTGATGAAAGCTTTGGGCGAACCGGAAGGGCGGGCGCACTTACGGATTTCTGTGGGTAAAAATACGACCGTCGAAGAATTAAGCCGCTTTTTGGCTATTTTAAGAGATTTGATAAAAAAATTAAGAAGTTAA
- a CDS encoding Na/Pi cotransporter has protein sequence MEILLQAFTFLGGFGMFIYGMNTMADGLQKAAGSKLRELLSLLTKNKLLGVLVGAAITALIQSSSATTVMVVGFVNAGLMNLNQVVGVIMGANIGTTITAWIVSSSEWFQVLSPENMAPLAIGIGAILIFFTRSEKKKLIGEVIVGFGLIFIGLEFMKNVITPYRDSEIFKSIFVLLGKNAVLGILAGALVTAVVQSSSASVGILQTLAMSGLVPMNAAIYIILGQNIGTTVTAMLSSVGASKNAKRAAMLHLLFNVVGSVVFAAGTMIFFGVIRPDLGSGLISGSEISIFHTSFNIINTVMLYPFSSVLLAIAQKLIPGEDKVEKTVELVHLDDRILESPSFAIQSAIKEVGNMGQYILESLRYATQDLIQQKTEYTLENPKRKENAARYYQLITQFLVKLGNLSISEHQKMVVSDLFSAAIDLESIGDHANDISDIAGEAATVEANFSEMAIDDINEMVEKVFEIVDLALRLRETNTYSFIAKIEDLEEEIDELEEKIRAEHTERLISGACDIRLSILFLDTVSHLERISDHALKMAYCVKEEILS, from the coding sequence ATGGAAATCTTATTACAAGCGTTTACTTTTTTAGGCGGTTTTGGTATGTTCATTTACGGAATGAACACCATGGCAGACGGACTGCAAAAAGCCGCCGGTTCCAAGTTAAGAGAGCTTTTAAGTTTATTGACTAAAAATAAACTTTTAGGCGTACTGGTCGGTGCGGCGATCACGGCACTGATTCAAAGCAGTTCCGCCACTACGGTCATGGTTGTCGGTTTTGTCAATGCCGGACTGATGAACTTAAATCAGGTTGTCGGCGTAATCATGGGTGCGAATATCGGTACTACTATCACGGCCTGGATTGTATCCAGCTCGGAATGGTTTCAGGTGCTCAGCCCGGAAAATATGGCTCCGTTAGCCATCGGTATTGGCGCTATTCTGATTTTTTTCACCCGCTCGGAAAAGAAAAAATTGATCGGCGAAGTCATCGTTGGCTTTGGACTTATTTTTATCGGTTTGGAGTTTATGAAAAATGTGATTACTCCTTACCGGGACTCGGAGATTTTTAAAAGTATTTTCGTTCTGCTGGGAAAAAATGCCGTTTTGGGTATTTTAGCCGGCGCTTTGGTGACAGCCGTGGTGCAGAGCTCCTCGGCCAGTGTCGGTATCTTGCAGACCTTGGCTATGTCCGGACTGGTGCCGATGAATGCAGCAATTTATATTATTTTAGGACAAAACATCGGTACGACCGTGACGGCCATGCTTTCCTCGGTTGGCGCCAGTAAAAACGCCAAGCGGGCAGCTATGCTGCATTTACTTTTTAACGTCGTCGGCAGCGTTGTTTTTGCGGCCGGCACCATGATCTTTTTTGGCGTAATTCGGCCGGATTTGGGGAGCGGCTTAATCAGCGGTTCGGAAATTTCGATATTCCATACCTCCTTTAATATTATTAATACCGTTATGCTCTATCCGTTTTCCAGTGTCCTGCTGGCGATCGCGCAAAAGCTGATTCCCGGAGAGGACAAAGTGGAAAAAACGGTCGAACTGGTACATTTGGACGACCGTATTTTGGAAAGTCCCAGTTTTGCCATTCAGTCGGCCATTAAAGAAGTCGGCAATATGGGGCAGTATATTTTGGAATCTCTCCGCTATGCCACTCAGGATTTGATTCAGCAAAAGACCGAATACACTCTGGAAAACCCCAAGCGTAAGGAAAACGCAGCTAGGTACTATCAGCTGATTACTCAGTTTCTGGTCAAGCTCGGCAATCTGTCTATTTCCGAGCATCAAAAAATGGTGGTCAGCGACCTGTTTTCCGCTGCGATTGACCTAGAAAGCATCGGCGACCATGCCAATGACATTTCCGATATTGCCGGTGAAGCAGCCACAGTGGAAGCCAATTTTAGCGAAATGGCAATTGATGATATTAATGAAATGGTGGAAAAGGTTTTTGAAATTGTGGATTTGGCGCTGAGACTGCGGGAAACCAATACTTACAGCTTTATCGCCAAAATTGAAGATTTAGAAGAAGAAATTGATGAGCTGGAAGAAAAAATCCGGGCCGAACATACCGAACGCCTGATTTCCGGTGCCTGCGATATCCGGCTCAGTATCTTGTTTTTGGATACGGTGTCGCATTTAGAAAGGATCAGCGATCATGCCCTGAAAATGGCATATTGCGTCAAGGAAGAAATTCTAAGTTAA
- the mgtE gene encoding magnesium transporter: MENLQTEVVKDLIKNNQKPALHKLLLDSNPVDVAELMNELTDQDLLVAFRILPKDLAADVFSRVDSDTQQKIVESVSEAEVARIVNELFVDDAVDFIEEMPAVVVKKILKNTSPEMRKEINLLLSYPEDSAGTIMTTEFVDLRAGLTVKDAIARIRKIGIDSETINVLYVIDDNRRLLGLLEIRKIILSTPDALIGDIMDTNVVKVNTLSDQEEVAALFKKYDLLAMPVVDTEDRLVGIVTVDDILDVIEEENEEDFAIMNALEPSDEPYLETNIFTLAKRRIVWLLVLMISATFTGLIIRRYEAVLSSVVILTSFIPMLMDTGGNAGSQSSTLIIRGLALGELKLGDFFKILYKEFLISIIVGTILGVINFARLYFIERVSLMIALTVTLSMLVVVMIAKVCGGLLPVLAKRLKMDPAIMAGPFITTIVDALALIVYFQFARIFILGN, translated from the coding sequence ATGGAAAATTTACAAACCGAAGTAGTAAAAGATTTGATTAAAAACAATCAAAAACCTGCTTTGCATAAATTGCTTTTAGACAGCAATCCGGTTGATGTCGCGGAATTGATGAATGAATTAACCGATCAGGATTTGTTGGTGGCATTTCGAATATTACCCAAAGATCTGGCAGCCGATGTTTTTTCCCGGGTGGACTCCGACACGCAGCAAAAAATCGTGGAATCGGTCAGTGAAGCCGAAGTTGCCCGCATCGTCAACGAGCTGTTCGTGGACGACGCCGTTGACTTTATTGAAGAAATGCCGGCAGTAGTGGTTAAAAAGATTTTGAAGAACACTTCGCCGGAGATGCGAAAGGAAATCAACCTGCTGCTCAGTTATCCGGAGGACTCGGCCGGCACAATTATGACAACCGAGTTTGTCGATTTACGGGCCGGTCTAACAGTTAAAGACGCCATTGCCCGAATTCGCAAGATCGGAATTGACAGCGAAACCATTAACGTTCTGTATGTGATTGACGATAATCGGAGGCTGTTGGGTCTTCTGGAAATCCGAAAAATTATTTTATCCACACCGGACGCGCTGATTGGCGATATCATGGATACCAATGTGGTTAAAGTCAATACCTTAAGCGACCAGGAAGAAGTGGCCGCTCTGTTTAAAAAATATGACCTCTTGGCAATGCCGGTAGTAGATACCGAAGACCGCTTAGTTGGTATCGTAACGGTTGACGATATTTTGGACGTTATCGAAGAAGAAAACGAAGAAGACTTCGCCATCATGAACGCCCTGGAGCCGTCGGACGAACCATATCTGGAGACCAATATCTTTACACTGGCCAAGCGCCGGATTGTCTGGCTGCTGGTGCTGATGATTTCCGCTACCTTTACCGGCCTGATTATCCGCCGCTACGAAGCGGTTTTAAGCTCGGTCGTCATCCTGACCTCATTTATTCCGATGCTGATGGATACCGGCGGCAACGCCGGTTCGCAGTCCTCAACTCTGATTATCCGCGGTCTGGCGCTGGGGGAGTTAAAGCTGGGCGACTTTTTTAAGATTCTGTATAAAGAATTCTTAATCAGTATAATTGTCGGTACGATTTTGGGGGTAATTAATTTTGCCCGGCTGTATTTCATTGAAAGAGTTTCGCTGATGATTGCTTTAACCGTTACGTTGAGCATGCTGGTGGTTGTTATGATTGCCAAGGTCTGCGGCGGACTTTTGCCGGTATTGGCCAAGCGCCTGAAAATGGATCCGGCCATTATGGCGGGCCCGTTTATTACCACGATTGTCGATGCTCTGGCGCTGATTGTGTATTTTCAATTTGCCCGAATTTTTATTTTAGGGAATTAA
- a CDS encoding Crp/Fnr family transcriptional regulator, translating into MDISFLSKSPLFRGILASEIVEMQTCLHFREKEYKKAEIIYHAGNQVRDIGLILHGSVSIEHDDIWGNKSILDTVGPGQIFAETYACVPDSPLLINVVAATDCSILFIGMADILHFCSKACSYHSRLIRNLLTIASQKNLNLSRRIFHTSSKSIRGRLLSYLSFQATSQGSYSFRVPYNRQQLADYLSVDRSALSNEISKMQKEGLLTADKNHFTVFFNSLK; encoded by the coding sequence ATGGATATTTCTTTTTTAAGTAAAAGCCCCTTGTTCCGGGGAATTCTTGCTTCAGAAATTGTTGAAATGCAGACTTGCCTGCATTTTCGGGAAAAAGAATATAAAAAAGCGGAAATTATTTATCATGCCGGTAATCAGGTTCGCGATATCGGTTTAATCCTGCACGGCAGCGTTTCGATTGAACATGATGATATTTGGGGCAATAAAAGTATTTTAGATACCGTCGGTCCCGGTCAAATTTTTGCCGAAACCTATGCCTGCGTACCCGATTCGCCGCTGTTAATCAATGTTGTAGCGGCGACCGACTGTTCGATTCTGTTTATCGGTATGGCCGATATTCTGCATTTTTGCAGCAAAGCCTGTTCTTATCACAGCAGGCTGATCCGGAACCTGCTGACGATTGCCTCGCAGAAAAACTTAAATTTGTCCCGCCGTATTTTTCATACTTCGTCCAAATCCATCCGCGGCCGCCTGCTGTCTTACCTGTCTTTTCAAGCGACTTCACAGGGCAGCTATTCTTTTCGGGTTCCGTATAACCGCCAGCAGCTGGCTGATTATTTGAGCGTAGACCGCAGCGCTTTGTCCAATGAAATCAGCAAGATGCAGAAAGAAGGCCTGCTGACTGCCGATAAAAATCATTTTACGGTTTTTTTTAATTCCCTAAAATAA
- a CDS encoding hydroxylamine reductase, with translation MENRMFCYQCQETAKGTGCTMSGVCGKSPEVAAVQDLLVFVSKGLSAITTQLRAEGKKVPAEVNHLVTLNLFITITNANFDKEAIVKKIKQSLEVKKQLLAQVENQAALPEAAFWDGAEAEFEEKAASVGVLATENEDIRSLRELIIYGLKGLSAYSKHANALLQDNEEVDAFLQEALAATLNDNLKVDDLVALTLKTGEYGVQGMALLDKANTSAYGHPEMTKVSIGVGSRPGILISGHDLRDMEMLLKQTEGTGVDVYTHSEMLPAHYYPAFKKYPHFVGNYGNAWWQQKEEFESFNGPILMTTNCIVPPKESYKHRLFTTGSAGYPGCRHIAGEIGEEKDFSEIIALAKTCPAPTEIENGEIIGGFAHAQVLALADKVVDAVKSGAIKKFIVMGGCDGRSKKRNYYTDFAKALPQDAVILTAGCAKYKYNKLELGDIAGIPRVLDAGQCNDSYSLAVIALKLKEVFGLDDINDLPIVYNIAWYEQKAVIVLLALLYLGVKNIHLGPTLPGFLSPNVAKVLVENFGIAGIGTVEEDMELFFGK, from the coding sequence ATGGAAAACAGAATGTTTTGTTATCAATGTCAGGAAACCGCCAAAGGCACCGGCTGTACAATGTCCGGCGTATGCGGCAAGTCACCGGAGGTGGCGGCGGTTCAGGATCTCTTAGTGTTTGTCAGCAAGGGCTTATCAGCGATTACTACCCAGCTGCGGGCCGAAGGTAAAAAGGTTCCGGCCGAAGTCAATCATTTGGTGACACTTAATTTATTTATTACTATTACCAATGCTAACTTTGATAAAGAAGCGATTGTCAAAAAAATCAAACAAAGCTTGGAAGTAAAAAAGCAACTTCTGGCTCAAGTAGAAAATCAGGCGGCATTACCCGAAGCGGCTTTTTGGGATGGGGCGGAGGCTGAATTTGAAGAGAAGGCTGCAAGTGTCGGCGTGCTGGCCACCGAAAATGAAGATATCCGCAGTCTGAGAGAGTTGATTATTTATGGTTTAAAGGGGCTTTCCGCTTATTCCAAGCATGCCAACGCACTGCTGCAGGATAATGAAGAAGTTGATGCCTTTTTACAGGAAGCATTGGCCGCCACTTTAAATGATAACTTGAAGGTTGACGATTTAGTTGCACTGACGCTGAAAACCGGAGAATATGGCGTACAGGGCATGGCGCTTCTGGATAAGGCCAATACATCCGCTTACGGCCATCCGGAAATGACCAAGGTTTCAATCGGTGTTGGTTCCCGGCCCGGAATCCTGATTTCCGGTCATGATCTCAGGGATATGGAAATGCTGCTTAAGCAAACCGAAGGTACCGGTGTTGACGTGTATACCCATTCGGAAATGCTGCCGGCTCATTATTACCCGGCATTTAAGAAATATCCGCATTTTGTCGGCAATTACGGCAATGCCTGGTGGCAGCAAAAAGAAGAGTTTGAAAGCTTTAACGGCCCAATCCTGATGACGACCAACTGTATTGTTCCGCCAAAGGAAAGCTATAAGCACCGGTTATTTACTACCGGTTCAGCCGGCTATCCGGGCTGCAGGCACATTGCCGGCGAAATCGGTGAGGAGAAGGACTTTTCGGAAATTATCGCTTTAGCCAAAACCTGCCCGGCACCGACAGAAATTGAAAACGGCGAAATTATCGGCGGTTTTGCTCATGCCCAGGTGCTGGCCTTGGCAGATAAAGTGGTTGACGCCGTTAAAAGCGGGGCGATTAAAAAGTTTATTGTGATGGGCGGCTGCGACGGCCGTTCCAAAAAGAGAAACTACTATACCGACTTTGCTAAGGCTTTGCCGCAGGACGCGGTCATTTTAACCGCCGGCTGCGCCAAGTATAAATATAATAAACTGGAGCTTGGCGATATCGCCGGTATCCCCAGGGTACTGGATGCCGGTCAGTGCAATGATTCGTATTCCCTTGCGGTTATCGCTTTAAAACTGAAAGAAGTCTTTGGCTTAGATGATATCAATGATCTGCCAATTGTTTATAACATCGCCTGGTATGAACAAAAAGCGGTTATTGTTTTGCTGGCGCTGCTGTATCTGGGCGTTAAAAATATTCATTTAGGGCCGACGCTGCCCGGTTTTTTATCGCCGAATGTGGCTAAGGTTTTAGTGGAAAACTTCGGTATTGCCGGAATCGGCACGGTCGAAGAAGATATGGAACTGTTTTTTGGCAAATAA